From Spirosoma aerolatum, one genomic window encodes:
- a CDS encoding glycoside hydrolase family 3 N-terminal domain-containing protein — protein MQNTVLRPLLLVGLLFVSLFSAFGLTKPGRNLWRRAAHHRASHSHRASAKKAAIRKTVTPVRTPSAPVSSSVFTFRPAANPVDVFTLADSGQRWVDSVFQTLTPEQKIGQFFMVATFSNRHENHYQYIEHLIQNNHVGGLIFFQGGPYRQAVLTNRYQALSKVPLLIGIDGEWGLGMRLDSTMDFPKQMALGAIRNNDLIYRMGAEIGRQCQRLGIHINFAPVSDINSNPANPVIGVRSFGESKENVALKASAYMRGLQQTHIIATAKHFPGHGDTNVDSHHSLPTVSRSTEVMRDIDLYPFRKLIADSLMGVVTGHLHVPSIDNTPALAATLSEKIVTDLLKKELGFRGLVFTDALNMGGISRSPKAMDVNLRALMAGNDILLYPENVREATQNILNAIQQGVITQEFIDEKVRKILRAKYWVGLNNYKPINLSGLAADLNSPESKRLKQELCEQAVTIADDRNNLLPLSRLDTLRLASIAIGAESGNVFQKTLNQYAPFQTLTYPDKPVSETDVNNILAQVGDANTVVVSFHRMSESSARKYGITKPSIDLITRLKQRGLKVIVTAFGSPYSLPQFAIADALVCAYQEMDAMEQVVPQVLFGGLGARGRLPVSTSHDDMKVGVGMSTNPEGRLSAGAPESVGMKTAVLNQIDAIAQSAVKNHVVPGCEILVARKGKVVYSKNFGALTYAAGAEKVTDETLYDLASLTKVLATLQSVMVLYDRKQIDLNQKASFYLPELRNTNKQNITLQDLLWHQSGMVSFYPTTWDRTRNPRGGLKAEYYSATQDSLHTLQIAPTLWGVPALKDSVWKWVVQSPMSKKTDEAGRPAYVYSDLNFLTLQKIVERVSKQPLDKFVTENVYKPLGLHQLGFTPLQRLPHPQCAPTEQDTYYRNQLLVGTVHDQMAAVQGGVSGHAGLFGNAHDIATLLQMNLQKGVYGEQRILNPMTVPYFTQTLSNRSHRALGWDKPNAESPSSVYMASQVSPRSFGHTGFTGNVVWVDPDEELIFVFLSNRIYPTAGNNSINTTKLRRRIHEVIYNAIQ, from the coding sequence ATGCAGAACACCGTTCTACGACCCCTATTACTCGTCGGACTCCTGTTCGTGAGTTTGTTTTCAGCGTTTGGCTTAACCAAACCAGGTCGTAATTTGTGGCGTCGGGCAGCCCACCATCGGGCTTCACATTCGCATAGAGCCAGCGCCAAAAAAGCGGCTATCCGAAAAACTGTAACGCCAGTCCGTACGCCATCGGCCCCAGTCTCGTCCTCCGTTTTCACGTTCCGCCCTGCCGCTAATCCCGTTGATGTGTTTACACTGGCCGACAGCGGTCAACGTTGGGTAGATAGTGTATTTCAGACATTAACTCCTGAACAGAAGATTGGGCAGTTCTTCATGGTCGCTACATTCTCCAATCGCCATGAAAATCATTATCAATATATTGAACACCTCATCCAGAACAATCACGTTGGTGGTCTTATTTTCTTTCAGGGAGGTCCCTATCGGCAGGCAGTGCTGACCAATCGGTATCAGGCGTTGTCGAAAGTTCCTCTGCTGATTGGTATAGACGGTGAGTGGGGCCTGGGCATGCGCCTGGATAGTACCATGGACTTTCCTAAGCAAATGGCGCTGGGGGCTATTCGAAACAACGATTTGATTTATCGAATGGGTGCCGAAATTGGGCGTCAGTGCCAACGGCTGGGCATCCACATCAATTTTGCCCCTGTATCCGACATCAACAGCAATCCAGCGAATCCGGTTATTGGCGTTCGTTCGTTTGGGGAGTCGAAAGAAAACGTAGCGCTGAAGGCATCGGCCTACATGCGTGGCTTACAGCAAACGCACATCATTGCTACCGCCAAGCATTTTCCCGGTCATGGCGATACAAATGTCGATTCGCACCATAGCCTGCCTACGGTCAGCCGATCAACGGAAGTGATGCGCGACATTGATCTGTATCCTTTCCGCAAACTCATTGCCGATAGTTTGATGGGCGTTGTAACGGGCCATCTGCATGTGCCAAGTATCGATAACACGCCTGCTCTGGCCGCAACCCTGTCGGAAAAAATTGTGACCGATCTGCTCAAGAAAGAATTGGGTTTCCGGGGGTTGGTATTTACCGATGCGCTAAACATGGGTGGAATCAGTCGGTCCCCGAAAGCTATGGACGTGAACCTGCGGGCACTGATGGCCGGTAACGATATTTTGCTGTATCCTGAAAACGTCCGCGAAGCCACGCAGAATATCCTGAATGCGATTCAGCAGGGTGTTATTACCCAGGAATTTATCGACGAAAAAGTCCGCAAAATTCTTCGGGCAAAATACTGGGTTGGCCTGAACAATTACAAGCCCATCAACCTGTCAGGCCTGGCTGCTGACCTGAATTCGCCCGAATCGAAACGTCTCAAACAGGAACTTTGCGAACAGGCTGTAACCATAGCCGATGACCGGAACAACCTGCTTCCGCTGAGCCGCCTGGACACGCTACGGCTGGCCTCGATCGCTATTGGGGCCGAATCGGGCAACGTGTTCCAAAAGACGCTAAACCAGTACGCACCTTTTCAAACCCTCACCTACCCCGACAAACCCGTTTCGGAAACCGATGTCAACAACATACTGGCTCAGGTAGGCGACGCGAATACGGTGGTTGTTAGTTTTCACCGGATGAGTGAATCGTCGGCCCGGAAGTATGGTATTACCAAGCCTTCCATTGATTTGATTACCCGCCTGAAACAACGCGGCCTGAAAGTGATTGTAACGGCATTTGGATCGCCCTATAGTCTACCGCAGTTTGCCATAGCCGATGCGCTGGTTTGTGCATATCAGGAGATGGACGCCATGGAGCAAGTGGTGCCGCAGGTTCTGTTTGGTGGGTTAGGAGCCCGTGGTAGGCTACCCGTTTCGACATCGCACGACGATATGAAAGTGGGCGTGGGTATGAGTACCAATCCCGAAGGTCGGCTTTCAGCCGGAGCGCCTGAAAGTGTCGGTATGAAAACAGCGGTTCTGAACCAGATTGATGCCATAGCCCAAAGTGCCGTTAAAAATCATGTGGTGCCTGGCTGCGAAATTCTGGTTGCCCGAAAAGGGAAAGTTGTTTACAGCAAAAACTTCGGTGCGTTGACCTATGCCGCCGGAGCCGAAAAAGTAACCGACGAAACCCTGTATGATCTGGCATCGCTTACCAAAGTGCTGGCCACGTTGCAGTCGGTAATGGTCCTTTACGATCGCAAACAAATTGATCTGAACCAGAAAGCTTCGTTTTACTTACCGGAGCTACGTAACACCAACAAGCAAAACATCACCCTTCAGGACCTGCTCTGGCATCAGTCGGGAATGGTGTCTTTCTACCCCACGACCTGGGATCGTACCCGTAATCCACGCGGTGGTTTAAAAGCCGAATATTACTCAGCCACTCAGGACAGCCTGCATACATTACAAATTGCGCCAACCCTTTGGGGAGTACCTGCTCTGAAAGACTCCGTCTGGAAATGGGTGGTACAGTCGCCCATGTCGAAAAAGACTGACGAGGCAGGTCGGCCCGCCTATGTATATAGTGATTTGAACTTCCTGACGCTGCAAAAGATTGTTGAGCGGGTTAGCAAACAGCCATTGGACAAGTTTGTGACCGAAAACGTCTATAAGCCGCTGGGCCTGCACCAGCTTGGCTTTACGCCCCTCCAACGTTTACCCCATCCGCAGTGCGCTCCTACTGAACAGGATACCTATTACCGGAATCAACTGCTTGTTGGCACCGTACATGATCAGATGGCAGCCGTACAGGGTGGAGTTTCGGGCCATGCGGGTTTGTTTGGGAATGCCCACGATATTGCCACGCTGTTACAGATGAACCTTCAAAAAGGTGTGTATGGCGAACAGCGTATCTTGAATCCGATGACGGTGCCCTACTTTACCCAAACGTTGAGCAACCGCAGCCACCGGGCGCTGGGTTGGGATAAGCCGAATGCCGAAAGTCCAAGCAGTGTATATATGGCTTCTCAGGTATCGCCCCGATCATTTGGTCATACGGGTTTCACTGGCAATGTAGTTTGGGTTGATCCCGACGAAGAATTAATCTTTGTTTTTCTGTCGAACCGAATTTACCCAACAGCCGGAAACAATTCGATTAATACCACAAAACTTCGACGGCGAATTCATGAGGTCATCTACAACGCCATTCAATAG
- a CDS encoding integrase core domain-containing protein: MTQGKIERYHRSMKNVLLLEHYYSPDELRTRLTECVDYNNHQRYHESLDNVRPADAYWCRQDQILAERQKTKQLSLSQRRKSGPPQWSYFSASPEWLKPSLLFSPASVHFYLTTYSRIIQQLNHTNCIEAVLTLILLFSV, from the coding sequence ATGACCCAAGGAAAGATCGAACGTTACCATCGCTCGATGAAGAACGTTCTGTTGTTGGAACACTACTACAGTCCGGATGAACTAAGAACTCGCCTTACGGAGTGTGTAGACTATAATAATCATCAACGGTACCATGAATCACTGGACAACGTACGGCCAGCCGATGCTTACTGGTGCCGCCAGGATCAGATCTTGGCCGAACGGCAAAAAACGAAGCAGCTAAGTTTGTCTCAACGCCGGAAAAGCGGCCCACCGCAGTGGTCATATTTTTCAGCGAGCCCAGAGTGGCTAAAACCATCTCTTCTCTTTTCACCCGCATCTGTACACTTTTACTTGACGACGTACAGTCGGATCATTCAACAGCTAAACCACACAAATTGTATAGAAGCCGTTTTGACCTTGATCCTATTATTTTCAGTTTAA
- the hemB gene encoding porphobilinogen synthase, whose product MVQETRLSVTDFILPLFVMEGQNVRSEVASMPGIYRLSLDLLLEEIQECVDLGIKTFDLFPNLPESKKDKYATESYNPDGLYLQAVRAVKERFPDVMVMTDVAMDPYSSDGHDGVVENGKILNDPTLEVLGKMALAQAQAGANILGPSDMMDGRVGHIRQVLDEAGYHDVAIMSYAAKYASAFYGPFRDALDSAPKFGDKKTYQMNPANSREALIEAQLDYDEGADFLMVKPALAYLDVIKLLNDNFHLPIAAYNVSGEYAMIKSAAKNGWLDGERAMMEVLLSIKRAGANVILTYFTKEAARLL is encoded by the coding sequence ATGGTGCAGGAAACCCGCTTGTCGGTTACCGATTTTATCCTCCCGCTATTTGTGATGGAGGGTCAGAATGTTCGCTCCGAAGTGGCTTCGATGCCGGGAATCTATCGGCTATCACTCGATTTACTGCTCGAAGAAATTCAGGAGTGCGTCGATCTCGGCATTAAGACATTCGATTTGTTCCCCAATCTGCCCGAATCGAAGAAAGATAAATACGCCACCGAAAGCTATAACCCGGATGGGCTGTATTTGCAGGCGGTTCGTGCTGTTAAGGAGCGGTTCCCGGATGTGATGGTCATGACCGATGTGGCTATGGACCCCTACAGTTCGGATGGGCACGATGGCGTTGTTGAAAATGGCAAAATTCTGAACGACCCTACCCTCGAAGTACTGGGCAAAATGGCGCTGGCACAGGCCCAGGCCGGAGCGAACATTCTCGGGCCATCGGATATGATGGATGGACGCGTAGGGCACATCCGGCAGGTGCTCGACGAAGCTGGCTACCATGATGTCGCCATTATGTCGTATGCTGCCAAATATGCCAGTGCATTTTACGGACCTTTCCGCGATGCGCTCGATTCAGCTCCCAAATTCGGGGATAAGAAAACTTACCAGATGAACCCTGCCAACAGCCGCGAAGCCCTCATTGAAGCGCAGCTGGACTATGATGAAGGAGCGGATTTTCTGATGGTGAAACCTGCTTTGGCGTATCTGGATGTGATCAAATTGCTGAATGATAATTTTCATCTGCCCATTGCGGCCTACAACGTCAGTGGCGAATACGCCATGATTAAGTCGGCGGCCAAGAACGGCTGGCTCGATGGCGAACGGGCCATGATGGAGGTGTTGCTGTCCATCAAACGGGCGGGTGCCAACGTAATTTTAACCTATTTCACTAAAGAAGCCGCCCGACTTTTATGA
- a CDS encoding response regulator transcription factor, producing MPNILLVEDDPNLGQLVQEYLTMKGYATDRATDGNQGLQRFMASNYDLCIFDVMMPKKDGFTLAKEVRMANRDVPIIFLTAKSMQEDTIQGFKVGADDYITKPFSMEELLLRIQAILRRYQRSTDLGEPTVYKIGSFSFDYPHQLLSRAENGSSANDAESQPQKLTSKESELLKLLAQNLNQPVSRSFALKMVWGDDSYFNARSMDVYVTKLRKYLKEDPSVQLVNVHGEGFKLIV from the coding sequence ATGCCAAATATCCTACTTGTTGAAGATGACCCCAATCTGGGGCAGTTAGTACAGGAATACCTGACCATGAAAGGCTATGCCACCGATCGGGCTACCGACGGGAATCAGGGCTTACAGCGATTTATGGCCAGTAATTACGACCTATGCATTTTCGACGTGATGATGCCCAAAAAAGATGGGTTCACTTTGGCGAAGGAAGTCAGAATGGCCAATCGCGACGTGCCCATTATTTTTCTGACGGCCAAATCCATGCAGGAAGATACCATCCAGGGGTTTAAGGTAGGAGCTGATGACTACATCACCAAGCCGTTTAGTATGGAAGAACTGCTTCTACGGATTCAGGCCATTCTTCGTCGGTATCAGCGGTCAACCGATTTAGGTGAGCCAACGGTGTATAAAATCGGCTCATTTTCATTTGATTATCCACATCAGCTGCTTTCCAGGGCCGAAAATGGCTCGTCGGCCAACGACGCCGAATCACAGCCGCAGAAACTAACCAGTAAAGAATCGGAGTTATTAAAATTGCTGGCACAGAACCTCAATCAGCCAGTGAGTCGTAGCTTTGCCCTGAAAATGGTTTGGGGTGATGATTCGTACTTCAATGCCCGAAGCATGGACGTGTACGTGACCAAACTGCGGAAGTACCTTAAGGAAGACCCTTCCGTACAACTGGTAAACGTGCATGGAGAAGGATTTAAATTGATCGTTTAG
- a CDS encoding T9SS type A sorting domain-containing protein, which translates to MKKTVLTLSRFAPALLLAVAFSGAAVAQKKVSPSPKSDNNEVSIRIIERDGDDVREIERTYRTDGMSEDQRDQLVTKLVDSVRASRKDGGKRQLTIIVDDTGESKIALRKRQGLKRIPGDAYVFRGQTPRNNQDFWGSKDWEFQLRRNADSMADQMRRFKFEFPRDFENQIARPFEGWARGLNGKPSTIRSLDAFPNNPDRDQLNVRFSAPTKGDVSIVVTNPKGKEVARREIKDFSGEFVGQIDLGKKAQGTYFITVTQNEDGAVKRIVVDE; encoded by the coding sequence ATGAAAAAAACAGTTTTAACCCTCTCCCGGTTCGCTCCTGCACTACTCCTGGCAGTTGCTTTTAGCGGTGCGGCTGTTGCTCAAAAGAAGGTGTCGCCTTCGCCAAAATCCGACAACAATGAAGTAAGCATTCGAATTATTGAACGGGATGGTGACGATGTTCGGGAAATCGAACGCACGTATCGTACCGACGGCATGAGCGAAGATCAACGCGACCAGCTCGTAACGAAGTTAGTCGACTCGGTGAGAGCTTCCCGAAAAGATGGTGGCAAGCGCCAGTTGACCATTATCGTTGATGATACTGGTGAAAGTAAAATCGCGCTGAGGAAGCGTCAGGGGCTCAAGCGTATTCCCGGTGATGCCTATGTATTTCGTGGTCAAACTCCCCGAAACAACCAGGACTTCTGGGGTAGCAAAGATTGGGAATTTCAGCTACGGCGCAATGCCGATTCAATGGCCGATCAGATGCGCCGGTTCAAGTTTGAATTCCCCCGTGATTTCGAAAATCAGATTGCCCGCCCATTCGAAGGCTGGGCACGTGGCCTAAATGGCAAACCATCAACTATTCGGAGTCTGGATGCCTTCCCCAACAACCCCGACCGCGATCAACTGAACGTACGTTTTTCGGCCCCAACTAAAGGCGATGTCAGTATTGTTGTAACAAATCCAAAAGGAAAAGAAGTCGCTCGGCGGGAAATTAAAGATTTTTCAGGTGAGTTTGTCGGCCAGATCGATCTGGGCAAAAAAGCACAGGGTACTTACTTCATTACGGTAACGCAAAATGAGGATGGCGCCGTGAAGCGGATTGTCGTTGATGAATAG
- a CDS encoding glutathionylspermidine synthase family protein, whose product MISLRSLAISPITQLRNLGWNWMLGQDTLSYLTNEVVQIQPAEADAYYDAANELFEMFVAAGQHIIDENRFAEVGIPANLVELIKLSWDDDRHIHLYGRFDLAGGIDGQPIKLIEFNADTATCLPETAIVQYAHLKANNLDESQQFNAVFETLTSQFEELLAVNPDLQPTLLLSAMRGYPEDDTNVALIGEAAREAGFEIEFDFVDNVEFSAEEGIFWQNPKNGQFEKLDFWFKLVPWEAIAEDEPELVQILTEIVRNRLAVVLNPAYTLLFQSKYILKILWELYPNHPLLLETDTKPLPGKACVEKVVFGREGANTRILNANGTERLATDGDYCDYAKIYQQYVAFPQDSAGNTYQAGVFYAGEGCGLGFRRGALILDNTAGFVGHMIP is encoded by the coding sequence CGCTCACTTGCTATTTCTCCGATCACTCAACTCCGCAACCTCGGCTGGAACTGGATGCTCGGACAGGATACATTATCTTATTTGACCAACGAAGTCGTACAGATCCAGCCGGCTGAAGCTGATGCTTACTACGACGCAGCCAATGAACTATTTGAGATGTTTGTAGCGGCTGGTCAACATATTATCGACGAAAATCGCTTTGCGGAAGTAGGCATTCCGGCCAATCTGGTCGAACTCATCAAACTTTCGTGGGATGATGATCGTCATATTCACCTCTACGGCCGCTTCGATCTGGCCGGGGGGATTGATGGGCAACCGATCAAACTGATTGAATTCAACGCCGATACAGCTACTTGCCTGCCCGAAACCGCTATTGTTCAGTATGCCCATCTGAAGGCCAACAACCTGGACGAAAGTCAGCAGTTCAATGCCGTATTTGAAACGCTTACCAGCCAGTTCGAGGAGCTTTTGGCTGTCAATCCTGACCTTCAGCCTACCTTGCTTTTGTCAGCAATGCGTGGCTATCCTGAAGATGATACGAATGTAGCCCTAATTGGTGAAGCTGCCCGAGAAGCAGGTTTCGAGATCGAATTCGACTTTGTCGATAATGTAGAGTTCTCCGCCGAGGAAGGCATTTTCTGGCAAAATCCGAAAAACGGTCAATTTGAAAAATTAGATTTCTGGTTCAAGCTGGTTCCGTGGGAAGCTATAGCCGAAGACGAGCCTGAACTAGTACAGATACTAACCGAGATTGTTCGGAACCGCCTGGCCGTCGTCCTAAATCCTGCTTATACTTTACTCTTTCAGTCGAAATACATTCTGAAAATACTCTGGGAGCTTTACCCTAATCATCCGTTGCTACTTGAAACCGATACAAAACCATTGCCCGGCAAAGCCTGTGTCGAAAAGGTAGTGTTCGGCAGAGAAGGGGCCAACACGCGGATTTTGAACGCGAATGGCACTGAGCGTCTGGCAACTGACGGCGACTACTGCGACTATGCTAAAATTTATCAGCAGTATGTGGCTTTTCCACAGGATTCAGCCGGCAACACCTATCAGGCTGGTGTCTTTTATGCTGGCGAAGGCTGTGGCCTGGGATTCCGGCGTGGCGCGTTGATTCTTGATAATACGGCTGGATTTGTTGGTCATATGATTCCATAA
- a CDS encoding sensor histidine kinase → MSKQRIRWIVALMAIGLLGLVGLQLYWIGSALQLQKEQFAYKVTDALQEVVRTLERQEIAYLTRQHMQAREQQSRLKAIAKKESKPAQEEIATHQTSVGKSAPLAQAKSLKHTPGKRANTDPMLSAGMTPTGSVVVQSDILHPIVRPLSPEQMAVVEEFVRQQDELMAVGDWQTQMIQQQKFDHWVENVLSNELLAIQDSLNRAAKKQLRRAQNKVKSDHTDHTVASVGSNVATRPASMSMNKAEEQSHRIKDMLKGLLMSDRPIEDRINRLALDTLIRQALDERGISIPFAYAVRTGQQPKFLFTSLGMGTQQFDAEGYKAALFPNNLLEKDNYVYVYFPTQQQFILSRLGFTFGASVVLILVILACFYIAINTIMRQKKLADIKNDFINNMTHEFKTPISTISLAVEMAQEQLRIEGHSQPALATVHEVSEPIREDVQERTEQLDARLTRYMGIIRDETRRLGSHVEKVLQMALLDRGEIKLNLSSVNVHDVIEKVLNNLSLQIEQRGGEVDLNFDADREVVEADELHLTNIVYNLLDNALKYSPNTPHITLTTRSLPEGVSITVADHGLGMTKEQTSRIFEKFYRVPTGNLHDVKGFGLGLSYVKKIVDQHHGQIMVESQPGEGSSFEVIIPYTLSERVKD, encoded by the coding sequence ATGTCGAAACAACGCATACGCTGGATTGTTGCGCTGATGGCCATCGGGCTGTTGGGTCTGGTGGGGCTACAGCTCTACTGGATAGGGAGTGCGCTCCAATTGCAGAAAGAGCAGTTTGCCTATAAAGTTACCGATGCGCTTCAGGAAGTAGTCCGAACGCTGGAACGGCAGGAAATTGCGTATTTGACCAGGCAGCATATGCAGGCCCGTGAACAACAAAGTCGGTTAAAGGCCATTGCCAAAAAAGAAAGTAAGCCAGCCCAGGAAGAGATCGCCACCCATCAAACGTCAGTTGGTAAGTCGGCGCCTTTGGCGCAGGCCAAATCGTTGAAACATACGCCGGGAAAACGGGCTAATACAGACCCAATGCTGTCGGCTGGTATGACCCCAACAGGATCTGTTGTTGTCCAGTCAGATATTTTACACCCGATTGTTCGACCGCTTTCGCCAGAGCAAATGGCAGTTGTTGAGGAGTTTGTTCGGCAGCAGGACGAACTCATGGCGGTTGGTGACTGGCAAACGCAGATGATTCAGCAGCAGAAATTCGACCACTGGGTCGAAAATGTGCTGAGCAATGAACTACTGGCTATTCAGGACTCATTGAATAGAGCTGCCAAAAAACAGTTGCGTCGGGCGCAGAATAAAGTCAAATCAGATCACACAGATCATACGGTAGCTTCAGTCGGCTCCAATGTGGCGACGCGTCCGGCCAGTATGAGTATGAATAAGGCCGAAGAACAGTCGCATCGAATTAAGGATATGCTCAAAGGGTTGCTTATGTCCGATCGCCCGATTGAAGACCGTATCAACCGACTGGCACTCGACACGCTGATCCGTCAGGCGTTGGACGAACGGGGTATAAGTATCCCATTTGCCTATGCCGTTCGGACGGGGCAGCAACCTAAATTCCTGTTTACATCGTTGGGGATGGGCACGCAACAGTTTGATGCCGAAGGGTATAAAGCAGCCTTGTTTCCGAATAACCTGCTCGAAAAGGACAATTATGTTTACGTTTATTTCCCGACACAGCAACAGTTTATTTTAAGTCGGCTGGGATTCACGTTTGGGGCTTCGGTAGTCTTGATTCTGGTCATTCTGGCTTGTTTTTACATTGCCATCAACACCATTATGCGGCAAAAGAAACTGGCCGACATTAAGAATGACTTTATCAACAACATGACCCATGAGTTCAAAACGCCGATCTCGACCATCTCACTGGCCGTCGAAATGGCGCAGGAACAGCTACGGATCGAAGGTCATTCGCAGCCAGCACTAGCTACAGTTCATGAAGTAAGTGAGCCTATTCGTGAAGATGTGCAGGAACGGACCGAACAGCTTGATGCAAGACTGACACGCTACATGGGCATCATCCGCGACGAAACCCGCCGACTTGGCTCCCATGTCGAAAAAGTACTCCAAATGGCCTTGCTTGATCGGGGTGAAATTAAACTTAATCTGTCGTCGGTCAATGTCCACGATGTTATTGAAAAGGTGCTGAATAATTTAAGCCTGCAAATCGAACAGCGTGGGGGCGAAGTTGACCTGAACTTCGATGCTGACCGGGAAGTGGTTGAAGCTGACGAACTGCACCTGACCAACATCGTCTACAACTTATTGGATAATGCCCTGAAATATTCGCCCAATACGCCACATATTACCCTGACAACGCGTAGCCTTCCAGAAGGAGTCAGTATAACAGTTGCGGACCACGGCTTAGGCATGACCAAAGAGCAGACCAGTCGTATTTTTGAGAAATTTTATCGCGTACCAACTGGTAACCTGCACGATGTCAAAGGCTTCGGGCTTGGCCTGAGTTATGTGAAGAAAATAGTTGATCAACACCACGGCCAGATTATGGTCGAAAGCCAGCCGGGCGAAGGCAGTTCATTCGAAGTTATTATACCTTATACATTGAGTGAAAGAGTGAAAGATTGA
- a CDS encoding dihydroorotase, with the protein MSNLLIRNARLVNEGQMVETDVLVENGFIAQIKSGLSDATVDQVIDAAGQYLLPGVIDDQVHFREPGLTHKATIGSEARAAVAGGVTSFMEMPNTVPNALTQELLADKYAIAAQTSLANYSFFMGASNTNLDEVLRTDPQTVCGIKVFMGSSTGNMLVDNEQILEALFRQSPMLIATHCEDEATVRANTERYRAEYGDRATAELHPLIRNEEACLKSSSLAVDLARRHNARLHILHISTADELALFDNSIPLTEKRITSEVCVHHLWFDSRDYARLGNLIKCNPAIKAPHHKEALLTALLDDRLDIIATDHAPHTWDEKQQSYWQAPSGLPLVQHPLLLMLDFVKQGKLSIETVVRKMSHAPADCFQIDRRGYVREGYWADLVLVDISQPTTVSESGLYYQCGWSPLEGYMFGASVTHTIVSGELVYQNGAFCSDRPGQRLAFAR; encoded by the coding sequence ATGAGTAACCTGCTGATCCGGAACGCCCGATTAGTCAACGAAGGGCAGATGGTAGAAACGGATGTATTAGTTGAAAATGGCTTTATTGCGCAAATCAAATCCGGTTTGTCTGATGCAACAGTCGATCAGGTGATCGACGCGGCCGGGCAGTATCTGTTGCCCGGTGTTATCGACGATCAGGTGCATTTTCGGGAACCCGGCCTTACCCATAAAGCAACCATTGGTTCCGAAGCACGGGCGGCTGTAGCGGGTGGTGTGACCAGTTTTATGGAAATGCCTAACACCGTTCCCAATGCACTAACACAGGAACTACTGGCCGATAAATATGCGATTGCGGCTCAAACATCGCTGGCAAATTACTCCTTTTTTATGGGGGCGTCGAATACCAATCTTGATGAGGTGTTGCGTACCGATCCCCAAACAGTCTGCGGCATAAAAGTATTTATGGGCTCATCGACGGGTAATATGCTGGTCGACAATGAGCAGATTCTGGAAGCACTCTTCCGGCAAAGCCCGATGCTGATTGCCACCCATTGCGAAGATGAAGCTACCGTTCGCGCCAATACGGAACGATACCGGGCTGAATACGGCGACCGCGCTACTGCCGAATTGCATCCACTGATTCGAAATGAGGAAGCTTGTCTGAAGTCGTCATCGCTGGCGGTTGATCTGGCGCGTCGGCACAACGCCCGACTGCATATTCTACACATCTCGACAGCCGATGAACTGGCCTTGTTTGATAACTCAATACCCTTAACCGAAAAGCGGATAACGTCCGAAGTGTGTGTGCATCATCTGTGGTTCGATAGCCGCGATTACGCCCGGCTGGGTAACCTCATCAAATGCAATCCGGCCATTAAAGCACCGCATCATAAGGAAGCGTTACTGACGGCCCTGCTCGATGATCGGCTGGATATTATTGCCACCGACCACGCGCCACATACCTGGGACGAAAAGCAGCAATCGTACTGGCAGGCTCCATCGGGCTTACCGCTGGTGCAGCACCCGCTTCTGCTGATGCTCGATTTTGTGAAACAGGGTAAACTGTCCATCGAAACCGTAGTGCGTAAAATGAGCCATGCCCCAGCCGATTGTTTCCAGATCGACCGACGAGGCTATGTCCGGGAAGGCTACTGGGCCGATTTAGTACTGGTTGATATAAGCCAGCCAACAACGGTGTCAGAATCAGGGCTTTATTACCAGTGTGGCTGGTCGCCGTTGGAGGGGTATATGTTTGGGGCTTCGGTAACACACACAATTGTTTCGGGTGAGCTGGTCTACCAGAATGGCGCCTTCTGCTCTGATCGACCCGGCCAGCGACTGGCGTTTGCGCGATAG